Below is a window of Salmo trutta chromosome 35, fSalTru1.1, whole genome shotgun sequence DNA.
TACAGTCTACAGTGTGTCTGTTGTGGTCTAGTGGGTATTACCATTCCAGTCTATAGTGTGTCTGTTGTGGTCTAGTGGGTATTACCATTACAGTCTACAGTGTGTCTGTTGTGGTCTAGTGGGTATTACCATTACAGTCTACAGTGTGTCTGTTGTGGTCTAGTGGGTATTACCATTCCAGTCTACAGTGTGTCTGTTGTGGTCTAGTGGGTATTACCATTACAGTCTACAGTGTGTCTGTTGTGGTCTAGTGGGTATTACCATTACAGTCTACAGTGTGTCTGTTGTGGTCTAGTGGGTATTACTATTACAGTCTACAGTGTGTCTGTTGTGGTCTAGTGGGTATTACCATTACAGTCTACAGTGAGTCTGTTGTGGTCTATTGGGTATTACCATTACAGTCTACAGTGTGTCTGTTGTGGTCTGTTGTGGTCTAGTGGGTATTACCATTACAGTCTACAGTGTGTCTGTTGTGGTCTAGTGGGTATTACCATTACAGTCTACAGTGTGTCTGTTGTGGTCTAGTGGGTATTACCATTACAGTCTACAGTGTGTCTGTTGTGGTCTAGTGGGTATTACCATTACAGTCTACAGTGTGTCTGTTGTGGTCTAGTGGGTATTACCATTACAGTCTACAGTGTGTCTGTTGTGGTCTAGTGGGTATTACCATTACAGTCTAACAGTGTGTCTTGTTTGTGGTCTGTTGTGGTCTAGTGGGGTATTACCATTACAGTCTACAGTGTGTCTGTTGTGGTCTAGTGGTATTACCATTACAGTCTACAGTGTGTCTGTTGTGGTCTTGTGGTATTACCAATTACGAGTCTAACAGTGGTGTCTGTTGTGGTCTTGTGGGTATTACCATTACAGTCTACAGTGTGTCCTGTTGTGGTCTGTTGGTGGTCTATTGGGTATTAACCATTACAGTCTCCAGTGTGTCTGTTTGTGGTCTATTGTTGGTATTACCATTACAGGTCCTCCCCCAGTGTGGTCTGTTGTTGGTCTAGTGGGTTATTACCATTACAGTCTACAGTGCtctaactgtctctctgtgtgttcttactgtccctccctctttctcccaacctcctctctatcccttcttcctccctcccAACCCTCCTCCCACTCCCATCTCATTTATCTCTCAGCCCATCCATACCTCTTCTCATCGCTCCTCCTGTTATCCCTCCTTCTCCCCGTGTCtcactccccctctgtctctctctcctccccctctggctctccctgtcctccccctcctctcccccctatgTCTACCTTCTTCTCCTCTCATGTCCTTCCCTCCCCTCAGCTGTTCTGACTGATGGAATCATCATTATGGACAACCCCATCAATGGGTCCAGCCCTGCCATTAGGACTGACTACACTGGCCACAAAAGTAAAGGTAACGCAACAAAAACTGCTGGTCTCCATACAAAACCCTGTTAAAGTCTCCTCAATAAGAATAGAACAGCACAGATCTGTTAGAAGTAAAAGCATTCTATTCTACTGTCAACAGCTGTCTGTAGCTGTAGGGAGTTGAACGTAGTCTGGAAGCCTTCATGTACACTGATGGTCACTCTGTGTTTCCCATGGAATGAATGTATCTCTATGGTGTTTTCCTTCCCTCCAGACCTGCAGATGATCTGTGGGTTCTCCTGTGAGGACCTGGCTGGCATGTTCAAGGAACTGAAGGGGTTGGGAGTGGTGGTGAAGGAGCTGTCTAACGAGCTGCGCAAAGTGGTGAGGAAACACACCTGATTCCTGAAccagactcctgtctgtctgtctgtctgtctgtctgtctgtctgtctgtctgtctgtctgtctgtctgtctgtccgtccgtccgtccgtccgtccgtccgtccgtccgtccgtccgtccgtccgtccgtccgtccgtccgtccgtccgtccgtccgccttcctgtctgtccgtctgtctgtctgtctgcctgcctgtctgtccgtctgtccgtctgtccgtctgtctgtctgtccgtggcatGAGACTCTGCAACATCCAATTGTTCGGCCACTGCATGCGTACCTTGCTTAGCATACTGGTCTCCCAGCACCAGCTAGTCTGACAAACTGCATGTTAATTCATTCATTACATCAAATTTGGTCAATTTTTCTTAATTAACTCTCACTTGGAAGACTTCTTAATGATAAACCAGTGTGAGGTGGTGACAGGCATTCTCAAACACCTGAGTCTCCTCCAAACCACTCAGGCTATTAAGAAATTAATAGTGAAACAGTGTGTGGATTTGAAACCCTTTAACCCTTAAGGGACTGAGAACTCTTCTCATATCGTTTTCATACTGAACGTctcatatctgtctgtctgcttctgtcAGACGGATGAGAACAAGCTGTTGATGAACAGAGTGGGGATCCACAGTGGAGTCTGTCTGCACAACGGCATCGTCCACAAGAACAAGGCAGAGTGGACCGTCGACGACTGCACTGAGTGCACTTGTCAGGTAAGGATGGAAGtcgagagactgtgtgtgtgtggggtggggttcAAGCCTGTGTGTTTGCACTTGCAGACAGCCACTTGCAAACACACACTCATCCCCCACTCAGCAAGCGCCTGCTCTCTACTCCAGACCTCTGTCATCTGGCCAGTAATTGGGTAGGAGGAGGCTGGAATCAGGCCAATAAGCCAATAGTGGGTCTGTAGTGATCTGATAATGGGCCAGGCCTACCACTGCAGTGAACAgacagagcccccccccccccctttacaaggtgtctggcccatgttgactccaatgtgtctcacagttgtgtcaagttggctggatatcttttgggtggtggaccattcttgatacacacgtgaAACTAAAGAGCATGAAAAACCAAACAgtgctgttgtcatgttgtcataGTGTGGCTGCTAATGTAAAACTGTCTTTAGAAAATACATTTGATAGATTCTTTTTTTACCACCTATCTGAGTGACTACATCGTTCTTCAAGTTCAGGAAATGACCTAGTCCTTTGTCACTGTTTCCGCCCCTCTATAGAACTCTGCCACCGTATGCCGCAAGATCTCCTGCCCGCTGATCCCCTGTGCCAACGCCACCGTGTCCGATGGAGAGTGCTGCCCACGCTGTGGAACACGTAAGTTCCTCCATTCTCTATTCTCCAATGTTCCAACCCTAGAATTACAATGAATGGTTCTGATTCTATGGTTCCATTTGTGTCATTCCAACTTCCAACAAAACTATTCAGCTCTCAGGAAGtaacataaaacataaaaaacCAAGGTTTGCAGTATACTACTGTATTATGAACCCAAAACTTGTTCTGTTTTACTGTAAATCTATGAATGGCCTGAGTTGTCCTAAGGCTTAATGTCTCTAAGACAAACAGGCCATTTAGTGCTAGCTATTTGGACCTCCTTCACCAAATAAAACATGAAACCACAACCACTTTTCTGGATGTAAAGTTTTCTATTCAAGAAAACCGAATTCATTTTAAGGGTGATTTAAGTTCCCTAGTTCATCAACGTATGAGTGTGTCGGAACATTGGTGTGTTGTCCACCCCAAAACATCTTTGATTCTTCAACTTTTAATGGCTATAATTTGGCCAAATTGGTTTAAGTGGGATGGAAAATTGGTGGGCTGTTCAGCGCTGCCGTCCTACACTCAAGAACAAGTGACATTTTCCACATACCTAAGACAGCAGTGGCCCCTGAAATCTAAAGACACATGGAGAACCTCTACCTCAAAAGCTTTGACATGATCAAGAACCCTGCTATGAGCAAATTCAATTTGCTCTTTAAAGTAACAACAGTCAATGGGGGATCCCAGTCATATTCCTAGAAGGACTTTTCCATTTCCACTGGCTTCCCTTTGGGTTTTCTCCTGCCCCTCAAATCCCTGGAGTGGGccatctctctgactctacacacacacacacacacacacacacaccacacacacacacacacacacacacacacacacacacacacacacacacacacacacacacaccggggcTAAACTCAATACATTAGACTGGAGCTTTAAGAACTTTAAGAGCTTATAATCCTCATTTTCTGCTTGGGGACTCTGCAGTCCAATAGCTCTCTcattgtctccctctccctcccctcctcttccttctctccctcccctcgtctccctcccctcctcttcttcctcctccctcccttccctcactACCCTGCCATCTATCCTCGCTCTTTCtcgctcctcccctccctccctccctcccctccctcccttcctcccctccctcacctccctccctcctctctctcctcctcctcgctccttccctctctcctctcccttcctcctctccctccttccttctttcctcctctctcccctccctcccctcctcttcctcctctccctcccctccctccccccttccatCTATCCTCGCTCTTTCtcgctcctcccctcccttccttctctccctccttccttcctccctccgtcCATAGTGAGTGACTATGCGGAGGACGGCTGGTCCCTGTGGTCTGAATGGACACACTGTTCCGTGTCTTGTGGGCGGGGCATCCAGCAGCGAGGCCGCTCCTGCGATCGCATTAACAACAACTGCGAGGGAACCTCCGTCCAAACCAGGGACTGCTACCTTCAGGAGTGTGACAAACGCTGTGAGTTCAGTATACACATGACAAATGACCAAACAAATCACATTCATCAATCGTCACACAGGGAAACTTGTATCACAGATTTGTATCCATGGTGACAGAAACGATAGACCTGCACCCACATCTAAGTATCCATCCACAGATCAGCTACCTGTGACTCTACAGAGCAACAACTCGCTGCCATAACACTTGAACTTATTTTACCCTGTTTTGACTGGACAATGACCTAtatagcatgacaatgacccataACCAAGTTTCTCAttgacccctgacctttaacTTCTGACCTCTGCTCTGTGTCCCTCCAGTCAAGCAGGACGGTGCCTGGAGCCACTGGTCCCCCTGGTCTTCCTGCTCGGTCACCTGTGGGGCGGGTGTCATCACCCGTATCCGTCTCTGTAACTCCCCCACACCCCAGCTGGGAGGCAAGGACTGCCAGGGAGAGGGAAGACAGACTGAGAAGTGCACCAAGTCACCCTGCCCCAGTGAGTACCATTAGTCGCAGTTTATTATGCACAAGACCCGGGTCAAATACATGTGCTATCATCTCCGTTTGACATTAGTCAAAGCCTTTTCATGCACACCACACCGTAAGATGTTTCTAGTGAAATACATCATCTCAATCCTTATCTTATCTCTACATAGTCAGTTTCCCTAGCAGATTGTCACTGTTTCTTGTTTGGCAAGTCAACAACCAAGAATTTGGCTAAAGAAACTGCCACTCAGGCTACTTGTCATTGTGCCTATTTAATACAACACAGACCCTACTAGGGACACCAcgtacacctgtactgacctgtacctgtctctcttcttctctttcagtCAACGGTAACTGGGGACCCTGGTCGCTATGGGATACCTGCTCTTCCACCTGTGGAGGAGGAGCCCAGACACGTAAACGTCTCTGCAACGACCCCGCCCCTAAATATGGTGGTAAGGAGTGCCAGGGTGACTCCAAGGCCACTCAGCTGTGCAACAAGAATGCCTGTCCCATCGGTGAGTAGCAGGCACTGGATGAGTACCAAATGGTCGCCATGGCAGCCGACGTCTCTTATAACTCCTACATGCTGTGAATTAGTTGCTAAAATTGTAGTTTTTAGACAGTTTAGTACAGTAACACTTTAAAAATATTACTTTTTAATTATTTTAGGGCTTATTAAAGCCATAAAAGTCTACTTAAACACAGACAGCACTTAGTACTTAAAAGCAGTCAGTAATCAGTACTGAAAGCTCATGTATCTCTCCTCAGATGGTTGTCTGTCTAACCCCTGCTTTCCTGGGACCAAGTGCACCAGCTTTCCCGATGGAACATGGAGTTGTGGGAAATGTCCCACTGGTTACTCTGGTGACGGCATTAAGTGCAAGGACATTGACGAGTGTAAAGAGGTTCCTGATGCTTGTTTCGTGTTCACCGGAGTGCACCGCTGTGAGAACACTGACCCTGGCTACAACTGTCTGCCCTGTCCCGCACGCTTCTCTGGACCTCAGCCCTTCGGCAGGGGAGTGGAGGAGGCCACCGTCAAGAAACAGGTTAGTAGCATCACCTGGTGCTGTGGACTAGTGTTGTGATGATAGTGTCctgtcatactgtatatctgtcctcagttgATTTAGAACTTTAGAAATATGGAATTTAGAATTAAGAATTTAGAATTTGGAATTTACAAGATCAAAGATCGCTTTACAAAAGCTAAGCTTTTACTTTGTCCAGATCATACTGCCAACTCTGTTGCATGGCGGTCAGCAGATTGTGCCCTTTGAAAACAAAGACAGGTAGCCACAATCTTACCTGGCTTGTCTGACCAACTCTTCTATTCCGTTTACTCCAGGTGTGTACACCACTTAACCCCTGCTTGGATGGGAGCCACGACTGCAACAAGAACGCACGCTGTAACTACCTGGGACACTTTGCCGACCCCATGTACCGCTGTGAGTGTAAGCCTGGCTATGCTGGGAACGGACACATCTGTGGTGAAGACTCGGACCTGGACGGGTGGCCCAACCAAGACCTGGTCTGTGTGGAGAACGCCACCTACCACTGCAAAAAGGTATGTACGCCATGACTCGCATAGGTCCTTGAATAGGTCCAGCTTGCTGTTTAACTAGTAAAGAACACACATCCCGTTTGAGTGATGTGTCAATGCTGACTGCAATTAGAaagaacaattatttttgaaagaaaaaccaAAACTGGTACATTTAATGTCTTAAAaggactgttactgtagttaaataTAATATTCATGCTTGTTGACTACACGGCGTAAACGTGTGATGTCACCTTTCTTTTGTAGGACAACTGCCCCAACCTTCCCAACTCAGGCCAAGAAGACTACGACAAGGATGGTGTTGGTGACGCTTGTGACAACGATGATGACAATGATGGCATTCCTGACGACAGGGTAAGTGAAGAATGAATCATTGATTCACTCGTTGAGTCACTGAAGGTCTGAAGTCCTACCCCTTACTGAGAGAAATGAATGCAGGTTATGCTACCTCTTGGGTAGTCAGTGTGTGTacgagcgagtgtgtgtgttcagttttGGCAGTGAGACATAAATGTGGTTTTACATTCATCATTCATGCTGTGAAATAAGGGGAAGGGgaaacaaaaaagaaaaacacattttttttgccTTCGGAGACAAAGCTCAAATCCCAACACAGAGGTACCACTCTGAACGAGCCGCAGTGTAATCTGCTAGTCCTAACATTATATTTGGGACAGGGCCTAAATAGGAAACATGctttcatccctcctctctctatatatgtTACACAGACCACAGCAAGTTAAAAGCACAGTATCTGAAATGAATATATCATGTCAGAGGTGTTTTTCTAAGCAAGGCAGTGGACACTGGACTGATTCTTCTGGCGGCTCTGAGGCTGGAGTAATTGAACAgtgctctttctccctccctccccctccctccctccctccccccctctctctctttccccctctatctctccctccaatctctccctctctctgtctccccctctcccccctctctcactctgtctctctctctctctctctctttccaatctctgtctctctgcctctctctcccctcccctcccctcctcttcctccccctctccctctcgccctgactctccccctctctctctctccgctctccctctcccccctccctccctctctccctccctctctctctctccctccccccctcaatttctctcctctgtctctctctctcccccctctcccccctctctctctccctcccccctcaatttctctcctctgtctctctctctctcgctccccatctacccttctttctctctcctctcccctctctccactctctctctctctcaacccctctcccctcttctcgctctccctacctctatccccccctccccctctctctctcccccctctctctctcgctctccctccctctatccccccctccctctccctctctccctccctctatcccccctccctctctctcccctctcccccctctctctcccctctccctccctctatccccctccctctctctccctctctcccccctccctctctctctctcccctctctgcagGATAACTGCCCGTTTGTGTACAACCCCAGGCAATATGACTATGACAGAGATGATGTTGGAGATCGTTGTGATAACTGTCCCTACAACAGCAACCCTGACCAGACCGACACAGACAACAACGGGGAAGGAGACGCCTGCTCTGTGGACATTGATGGAGATGGTGAGACTCTAAACCTGCTCTAACCTTGCTTATCTATCTGTCCCTATCTAAGACCTATACGGTATAATGTACATGCTGTAGATTGGTGTTCAATGAGAACGCTTTGAAACCAAGTGCAAATTAACTCTATGCACAAGCATGTATTCCATTACTAACTCAACTACAAGTCAttttcctccccttcctcctcttcccctgaATAACAACTACTGTGATTGGTCCAACAGGTATTCTGAATGAGAAAGATAACTGCCCGTACGTCTACAACGTGGACCAGAGAGACACTGACCTGGATGGTGTGGGAGACATGTGTGACAACTGTCCTCTGGAACACAACCctgaccaggtgtgtgtacttACACTTACAAcccattctacacacacacacacacacacacacacacacatacgggtACACACACATGCCACTATCACAAACACTGTCATTGTAGAAGAACTCTCTCTGTTGTGTGAGAGCTGCACTGGGTCGCTGTACTGGGTTGCTGTAATGGGTCGCTGTACTGGGTCGCTGTACTGGGTCGCTGTACTGGGCTGCTGTACTGGGCCGCTGTAATGGGTCGCTGTACTGGGTCGCTGTACTGGGTCGCTGTAATGGGTCGCTGCACTGGGTCGCTGTACTGGGTTGCTGTAATGGGTCGCTGTACTGGGTCGCTGTACTGGGTCGCTGTACTGGGTCGCTGTACTGGGCTGCTGTACTGGGTCGCTGTACTGGGTCGCTGTAATGGGTCGCTGTAATGGGTCGCTGTACTGGGTCGCTGTACTGGGTCGCTGTACTGGGCCGCTGTAAGTCTAGGCTGTATCACGCCATGTTAAGATGGAGTTAAATCCTCTGCAGCTCAGGGACACATACAGCATGCATGGGGAGCCAGGCTTTTCAATGGGGCATTGACATTGGCTTTGACTGCTCAGAAGGAAAggtggagtgatggaggggtAGAGGCCAGGGTGGGGCCCCGGGCTGGTTGTTATTACCCAGGAATGGGCTCGCCCCTGGCTGTATGCGTGCCCCGTCGGGCGTCAGCACACACACAAGCCCCGTGTGGATCCCACCTGTGCCATGCTAGACTGACGACCAGGAATGTGTTCGGAACAACAGGACTCAGTTAGGGGGGAAATGGGCGGAATTCACACCAATCcaatccttccctctctccctccctcgcctcGTGTGAGGCAATGAAATCTGTGTGTAGTCTTGCCAAGCAGCAGGCACAGGAGATTCATGTCTGTAGGGAAATGActagcatgcttctgtctgtctgtgaaaagACCTGCCTACTGGCGCTAGTGGAGCAgatgggaggaaaggaggaggagagaaggaagatgggagggaaggaggaagagaggggagggaaggaggaggagagaagggaaggaaggagggaagtaagatggaagggaaggagggggagagaaggaagatgggagggaaggaggaagagaggggagggaaggaggaggagagaaggtgaaggaaggagagaaggaggagggggagagaaggaagaagggagggaggaaaggaggaggagagaagggaaggaagaaggtgggaagaagggagaggaggagagaagggagaggaggaggagagaggggagaggaggaagagagaagggaaggaaggagggaaggaagatgggagtgggggagaagggagggaaggagggaagaagggagaggaggaggggagaagggagaggaggaggagagacggaaggaggggggaaggaggaagagagagggaaggaaggagggaaggaggaggagagaaggggtgtGTTTATAGGGTACAGGGTTTATAGAATACTTTGATTGTCAGCAGATGAAAAGCTCCACCAGAAGACAAATTGATCTTGGCAGGTTTAGAGAGGGGAGAGTGAACAGAGCCTGGGGATAGTCCatcatgaggagaggagaggagaagaggaggagatatTAAACAGATGAACGGAGCCTGGGATAGTCCatcatgagaggagaggaggagatattAGGAAATGAGAGGTTGAACGAATGGTACAGCTGGAAATCAAATCAGCATCAAGTGTAATTCTCTGTTAGTTGTCCCTAGGTATAGATATACGTAGGATCAGCTCACCTTCCCCATGTTCTACACCTTATCTGTAGGAAGGAAACCAGACTCAAAGGAGATCTACAGTAGGAGTCTAGAGGGCAACTCACAATATGTTAAATAAATACCACCAAACTCACAATATGTTAAATAATCTCTGCCAACACACAGTATGTTAAATAAATACCACCAACTCACAATATGTTAAATAATCTCCACCAACTCACAATATGTTAAATAATCTCCACCAACTCACAATATGTTAAATAAATACCACCAACAGGTGTATCTACGGTGTTGCAaccgctaacattagctagcatgctaatgtAAATCTCCATTTACCTCTACAGGTTGACTCTGATGACGACCGTGTGGGGGACAAGTGTGACAGCAACCAGGACATTGATGAGGACGGCCACCAGAATAACCTGGACAACTGCCCCTACATCCCCAACGCTAACCAGGCCGACCATGACAAAGACGGCAAGGGAGACGCCTGCGACCACGATGATGACAACGACGGGATCCCTGATGAGAAAGACAACTGCAGACTGGCCTTCAACCCTGACCAGCTCGACTCTGATGGTGAGTTAAATGAAGAATAGGAGAGATACGAGATTAAATTGGAGTTCAATTTCTTATTCAACTCTTAAAGTTCTTGACATTAATAAATGGTTAAGTTCATTAGCTGCTTCATCCTAAAACATGTTATGTACTGAACTTTCGATCTTCTTCCAGGTGATGGTCGTGGAGATGTTTGCAAAGACGACTTTGACCAAGACAACGTCCCTGACATCTACGACGTGTGTCCGGAGAACTTTGACATCAGCGAGACGGACTTCAGGAAGTTCCAGATGGTTCCCCTGGACCCCAAGGGAACGTCCCAGATCGACCCCAACTGGGTGGTCAGACATCAAGGCAAAGAGCTGGTCCAGACCGTCAACTGTGACCCTGGCATTGCTGTTGGTGAGTGGattggttgggtgggtgggtgggtgggtgtgtggttggttggtgggtGGGCGGGTggcttgattgattgattctagACTTTGGGATATCTCAAAATAAcccaagcctaaaaaaaacaccATCCTCTCACTGACATCTTCTCTGTTTCTCCATTCCCAGGTTTTGATGAGTTCAACTCAGTGGACTTCAGTGGAACCTTCTTCATcaatacagagagagatgatgacTACGCCGGCTTTGTGTTCGGCTACCAGTCCAGCTCTAGGTTCTACGTGGTGATGTGGAAGCAGATCACACAGACTTACTGGAGCAACAAACCCACCAAGGCTCAGGGATACTCAGGACTGTCCATCAAGGTGGTCAACTCTACTACTGGACCTGGAGAGCACCTCAGGAATGCTCTCTGGCATACGGGCAACACCCCAGGACAGGTAAGatggacaaacacacaaacacacacaggaaacacctCAGAACAACACCACCTAACTCTCCCTATATTTCTCCTTTCTTCTCTAGGTGAGGACTCTGTGGCACGACCCTAAGAACGTTGGCTGGAAAGACTTCACAGCCTACAGATGGCACCTGATTCACAGACCAAGAACAGGACACATCAGGTAAGCACTGGAGACTCATTGACCTGGTGGAGAGTTATGAGGCTTTCCATAATGCCAGTATTTACTGTATGTCCTCTGATGGTTTGTCTCAAGAGTCTTGTTTCTAATTTCAGAGTGGTCATGTACGAGGGGAAGAAGATCATGAAGGATTCCGGGAGCATATACGACAAGACGTATGCAGGTGGAAGACTAGGTCTCTTTGTCTTCTCGCAAGAGATGGTATACTTCTCAGACCTCAAGTATGAATGCAGAGGTAAGCAACAAGAAAATTTCTACATCTTACTATAACTCCAACAACAATTGTTTAGTGGAATCTCTTTCACAATAGACTTATGTGAAATACCAAGCCACATAACTTAAGGCTTTGTTCTAAGTTAATGCTTGACTTTTGTCCTTTGGTTTTTTTTCAGATGCATAATTGCACGGAGCAGGAAGCTCTTGGAACAATGCACCTTTCTGTATAAATATGAACAATATGTATTCCAATACAAAGTCCAGGGACTGTTTT
It encodes the following:
- the LOC115175127 gene encoding thrombospondin-1-like, with the protein product MKLTGIFLLLMLWTCESVRVAESRDDNSVYDLFELVQIPKKNHGVTLVKGDDPYSPAYKILNPDLIPEVPESSFRDLIYSIHAERGFLLLLNFKQFKRTRGSLLTVEKRDGSGAVFEIVSNGKANTLDVVFSTVNKQQVVSIEDVDLATGHWKNITLFVQEDRAQLYVGCEEVNTAELDAPIQTILTQETPITARLRIGKGAVKDRFMGVLQNVRFVFGTTLEAILRNKGCHNSVLTDGIIIMDNPINGSSPAIRTDYTGHKSKDLQMICGFSCEDLAGMFKELKGLGVVVKELSNELRKVTDENKLLMNRVGIHSGVCLHNGIVHKNKAEWTVDDCTECTCQNSATVCRKISCPLIPCANATVSDGECCPRCGTLSDYAEDGWSLWSEWTHCSVSCGRGIQQRGRSCDRINNNCEGTSVQTRDCYLQECDKRFKQDGAWSHWSPWSSCSVTCGAGVITRIRLCNSPTPQLGGKDCQGEGRQTEKCTKSPCPINGNWGPWSLWDTCSSTCGGGAQTRKRLCNDPAPKYGGKECQGDSKATQLCNKNACPIDGCLSNPCFPGTKCTSFPDGTWSCGKCPTGYSGDGIKCKDIDECKEVPDACFVFTGVHRCENTDPGYNCLPCPARFSGPQPFGRGVEEATVKKQVCTPLNPCLDGSHDCNKNARCNYLGHFADPMYRCECKPGYAGNGHICGEDSDLDGWPNQDLVCVENATYHCKKDNCPNLPNSGQEDYDKDGVGDACDNDDDNDGIPDDRDNCPFVYNPRQYDYDRDDVGDRCDNCPYNSNPDQTDTDNNGEGDACSVDIDGDGILNEKDNCPYVYNVDQRDTDLDGVGDMCDNCPLEHNPDQVDSDDDRVGDKCDSNQDIDEDGHQNNLDNCPYIPNANQADHDKDGKGDACDHDDDNDGIPDEKDNCRLAFNPDQLDSDGDGRGDVCKDDFDQDNVPDIYDVCPENFDISETDFRKFQMVPLDPKGTSQIDPNWVVRHQGKELVQTVNCDPGIAVGFDEFNSVDFSGTFFINTERDDDYAGFVFGYQSSSRFYVVMWKQITQTYWSNKPTKAQGYSGLSIKVVNSTTGPGEHLRNALWHTGNTPGQVRTLWHDPKNVGWKDFTAYRWHLIHRPRTGHIRVVMYEGKKIMKDSGSIYDKTYAGGRLGLFVFSQEMVYFSDLKYECRDA